A window of the Helianthus annuus cultivar XRQ/B chromosome 4, HanXRQr2.0-SUNRISE, whole genome shotgun sequence genome harbors these coding sequences:
- the LOC110937413 gene encoding aluminum-activated malate transporter 14: MSTTIDISNENEASRNHEKQNKLLFVSNVWYSIAKYLEQHEKKVIHSIKVGTALILVSLLYLLDPLFNHVGESSMWAIMTVVLIYDFFAGATLSKGLLRVIGTILGGALGCLVAFLAEDFGKIGYTTVSGMSVFVLGAMATYCRMIPSIKRRWDYGIMIFILTFNLVAVSGVRADKILDVARLRLIAIGMGVAVCIITNLFIFPMWASDELHNLTSSKFNKLACCIEECMEAYFNVDENKRHLSINISGCKSVLQSKSNDESLANFAWWEPWHGKFGFSYPWEKYLKIGEQLRELASIILPLHACITSPLQASTTLQQPIKETCKNVGLSLGLTMRELGESILKMRRGQEKVIKIPELHSFKLELTILSTSELQATENVEALAMASILFLLMEMVDKVKVLAKEVEELGEIAGFESK, from the exons ATGAGCACCACAATAGATATTTCTAACGAAAATGAAGCTTCTCGCAATCACGAGAAGCAAAACAAACTCTTATTTGTTTCTAATGTTTGGTATTCTATAGCCAAATATCTTGAACAGCATGAAAAAAAAGTTATTCATAGTATCAAGGTTGGAACTGCTTTGATTTTGGTTTCACTTCTGTATCTCCTTGATCCACTTTTCAATCACGTCGGTGAAAGTTCCATGTGGGCTATCATGACCGTTGTGCTTATCTACGACTTCTTTGCAG GTGCTACATTAAGCAAAGGGTTACTTCGTGTAATTGGAACCATACTCGGAGGTGCACTGGGGTGTTTAGTAGCATTTTTAGCAGAAGATTTTGGAAAGATCGGTTACACAACAGTTTCTGGAATGTCGGTTTTTGTTTTAG GTGCTATGGCAACATATTGTCGAATGATTCCAAGCATAAAGAGGAGATGGGATTACGGGATCATGATATTCATACTCACTTTCAATCTAGTAGCAGTATCTGGTGTGCGTGCGGATAAAATACTGGATGTAGCCCGCCTACGTCTAATTGCAATTGGTATGGGTGTTGCTGTCTGCATAATCACCAACTTATTCATTTTTCCCATGTGGGCTAGTGATGAACTTCATAACTTGACATCCTCAAAATTCAACAAACTAGCTTGCTGCATTGAAG AATGCATGGAAGCATATTTCAATGTCGATGAAAATAAACGCCACCTGAGCATCAACATCAGTGGTTGCAAATCAGTATTGCAATCAAAGTCAAATGACGAGTCGCTG GCAAATTTCGCATGGTGGGAACCGTGGCATGGAAAATTTGGATTTTCTTATCCCTGGGAGAAGTATCTAAAGATAGGAGAGCAACTCAGAGAGCTTGCTTCTATCATTTTGCCACTACATGCATGCATTACGTCACCGTTACAG GCGTCAACAACGCTACAACAGCCTATTAAAGAAACATGCAAAAACGTAGGGCTGTCACTTGGCCTTACCATGCGAGAACTAGGAGAAAGTATACTGAAAATGAGAAGGGGTCAAGAAAAAGTCATAAAAATTCCGGAATTACATTCGTTCAAACTAGAATTGACCATACTGTCGACTTCAGAGTTACAAGCAACTGAAAATGTCGAAGCTCTTGCTATGGCGAGTATCTTGTTTTTACTGATGGAGATGGTGGATAAAGTAAAAGTGCTAGCCAAAGAAGTGGAAGAGCTTGGAGAGATTGCTGGTTTTGAATCTAAATAG